The following proteins come from a genomic window of Natronogracilivirga saccharolytica:
- the rpmA gene encoding 50S ribosomal protein L27, which yields MAHKKGGGSTKNGRDSESKRLGVKCFGGEAVKAGNILVRQRGTKFHPGTNVGIGKDDTLFAMADGTVMFRKGRNDRRTVSVEAN from the coding sequence ATGGCACATAAAAAAGGCGGCGGATCAACAAAAAACGGTCGTGACTCAGAATCCAAGCGACTTGGTGTGAAATGCTTTGGCGGTGAAGCCGTGAAAGCCGGCAACATCCTCGTCCGGCAGCGTGGAACCAAATTCCATCCCGGAACCAATGTCGGCATTGGCAAAGACGACACCCTTTTCGCTATGGCTGACGGAACTGTCATGTTCCGCAAAGGGCGAAACGACCGCAGAACGGTTTCTGTTGAGGCCAATTGA
- the rplU gene encoding 50S ribosomal protein L21: MYAIVEISGHQYKVAEKDVIFVDRQQADENKKITLDKVLLTSDGNGKVNVGTPVLEKAKVQAKIVDHTKGDKMIVFKKKRRKGYQVTRGHRRHLTRILIEKITA; encoded by the coding sequence ATGTACGCGATTGTTGAAATAAGTGGGCATCAATACAAAGTTGCCGAAAAGGATGTGATTTTTGTTGACAGGCAGCAAGCCGATGAAAACAAAAAAATCACCCTGGACAAGGTGCTTTTAACTTCAGACGGAAACGGTAAAGTAAACGTTGGAACACCCGTTCTGGAAAAAGCCAAAGTTCAGGCCAAAATCGTTGACCATACCAAAGGTGACAAGATGATCGTTTTCAAGAAAAAACGACGCAAAGGCTATCAGGTCACCCGCGGACACCGGCGTCATCTTACCCGAATTTTAATTGAAAAAATAACCGCTTAA